TTCCCGTTCAACCAGCGCTGGGGCCTGGCCGCGTGGAACGCCGTGTTCTTCCGCGGGCAGCGTTTCGCGCCGGATCCGAAGCAGAGCGTGGAGTGGAATCGCGGCGCCTATCTGGCCGGCGCGCTCGGCCATTGCGGCGAATGCCATACGCCGCGCAACGTCGGTTTCGCGATGAAGTCGCGCGACTATCTGTCGGGTGCCGACATCGAAGGCTGGAAGGCTTACAACACGACGTCCGACCAGGCATACGGCCTCGGCTCGTGGACCGACGAACAGATTGCGCAGTACCTGTCGCGCGGCCATGCACCGGGGCGCAGCTCGGCGGCCGGCCCGATGGCGGACGTGGTCGAGCATAGCCTGCAGTACCTGACGCAGAGCGACATCGCGTCGATGGTCGTGTATCTGCGCAGCGTGAGTCCGGTCACGGGCGGGCAGACGGGCAAGATCGAACTCGATCCGTCGGCCGCGCGTGCGTCGAACGCGGTACTGCCGGGCGCGGCGTCGCTGCCGCAGGCGCTCGAACGCGGACAGCGGCTCTTTGCCGGCGACTGCGCGGGTTGTCACCAGTGGAACGGTGCCGGTCGCCAGAGCGAATATGCGTCGCTCGTCGGCGCGCATGCGGTCAACGACCCGTCCGGCGCGGCGCTCGTCCAGGTGCTGCTGCACGGCACCAGCCTGACCGTCGGCGGCCGCACGCAGCAGATGCCGGGTTTCGGCGCCGCGTACAGCGATGCGGATATCGCGGCGGTCGCGAACTTCGTGCTGAGTCACTTCGGCTCGAAGCAAGGCGTGGTCACCGTCGAGCAAGTCGGCAAGGCGCGTGTGCAATGACGGTCGGGTACACGCGAAAGGCGGCCCGGTTTTACCAGGCCTGAACGGTTGACTCAGGACGATCCGGGAAGTCGTGTGCGGTTCATCGACCGACGCGACTTCCCGGCGTACCGCGTCATCATCAAGGCCTATCGATCCCGAAGGAACGGCATCGGCAGGCCCGCCCCCCAAGCCTTCGCGAGTGCTTCGATTTCGGCTGTCGGATCGACCTGCCGGGCGGCTTCGTGCGTGTCGTTGCGGAATAGCCGCTGAGCGAACTCACGTGCGCGCAGCGTGATCGCCTCGGTTTTCCGGGTGCGCCGCTGCGTGAACGACGCGAGCGCAGCGTCGAGGTCGCTACCGTTGCCCTTCCCATGCTCGTCGAGGCAACGGGCGAGATGCCACGCGTCCTCGAGCGCCTGGCACGCGCCTTGTCCGGAGGTGGGGAGTGGTGCGTGCGCGGCATCGCCGATCAGCAGCACATTGCCGCGATGCCATACATCGACGGGATCGAGATCGTGCACGTGGATCTTCGCGATCGTGCCCGGTGGCGTTGCGCGCATCACGTCTGCGATGGGGGCGGGCCACCCGTCGAAGAGCCGTTCCAGCAGCGGACCGTGATCACCCGGCGCCGCATCGTCGTTGTCGTGATGGTCGATTTCAGCCTCGGCCCGGGCCGCCGCCCAGTACATGCGATGCCGGTCCAGTGCGACGATGCCGAATCGCTCGCGCTGGCCCCAGTAGTCGAATATCGACACATCGTCGACCAGCGGGGCATCGCTCTGCGCCACGCCGATCCAGTTGACGAATCCCTGATAGACGGGGGTGGCGTCGCCGACCACATGGCGTCGCGCGACGGAGTTCATGCGGCCGTCCGCGCCGATCACGAGATCGGGGACGATCGTTGCGCCGTTGTCGAAATGAACCACGGCGCGGCCGTCGATGCCGGTGTCGATCGCCGTCGCGCAGTGGCCGAAGCAGACTTCGATGTCGTGCGCGGCAACGTGTCGAGCCAGCACGGCCTGCAGGTCGCGCCGCAGTATCGAGCGCGTTGGGAACCCCATATGGCGATCCAGTTCGCCGATGTCGACGCGCTTGATCGGGGCGCCGTCCCGATCCATGCACCGCATTGTGCGCAGGTGGCCGCTGACTTCGGCGATGTCCGGCAGGAGGCCGAGTTGCTCGAGCACGAAGCCGGCATTCGGCCATAACACGACGCCGGCGCCCATCGTCGTCTCGGACGGCCTGCGTTCGTAGAGCCGGATCCGGTGCCCTTGCCCGGCAAGCGCGAGCGCGGTACTCATGCCGGCTACGCCGGCGCCGAGAATGGCGATATCCATGTTGATGCTCCCGTAGGTGTTGGCGCGTGCTCGCGTCGTCGCAGGTGCGTGCGTTGGCGGCCACGCCTTGACTGGATCCGCATCGTAAATTACGGTCACGAATGGGATAAGCCGTGAAAATCGGCGAGCTTTGATACCTGAAACGGGATAATGATGCGCAGCAAGCTGGATCTGAACGCGGTTCGCGTGTTCGTGTCGGTCGTCGACGAAGGCAGCTTTGCCGGCGCCGCGCGCGTGCTGTCGATACCCGGTTCCAATGTGAGCCGCCATGTGGCGCAACTGGAATCGAGGCTGGGTGTGCGCTTGCTGGAGCGCAGCACGCGGCACCTTCGCATGACGGAGGCCGGGCGTCTGTTACATGAGCGCGCGAAGCCGATGCTCGACGCGCTGACGCTCGCCGAATTCGAACTGACCTCGCAGCAAACCGAGTTGCGTGGCGTGCTGAAGCTCTGCGTGCCCGGCGAAATCGGGCCGCGCATGCTCGGGCCGATCATCGCGGAATTCGCGAGCCGCCATCCGCGTGTCGAAATCGATTGCGATACCAGTCTCGCGGGCGTCTCGACGTTGCGCGACGATATCGACCTGTCGATCATCGTCAATCGCGGCAAGCTGGACGACAGTGCGTTCGTCGTCAGGCCGCTCGTGAGCCTGACGAGCGTCGTCGTGGCCGCGCCGTCGCTGATCGAACGCACGGGCATGCCGACCCGGACGGAGCAGCTCAGGCAATTGCCGTGCATCACGACGTTGAGCACGCTGAAAGGGCAGCCGTGGCAATTCGCCGACGACGACGGGCGGATTCACAAGATTCCGGTCGCGAGCCGGTATCGCGTCAATAGCGGCGAGATGGCGGGCTTGGCCGCGGTGAGCGGGATCGGCTTCGCGATTCTCGTCGAACGCGGGTGTGCGGCCGAGCTGGCCGCCGGGCGGTTGGTGCGCGTGCCGCTCGAGATGACGCCGGCGCCGCTCGAACTGCTGGGCGCCTATTCGAGCCGCAATTCGGTCAACGCGAAAATTCGCGAGTTGCTGCAGTTGATGCAGGCGCGTCTTGCGGCGGACGGCGCGATGCCGTCATGACGATCGTTTCGGCAAGGCGCGCCAGTAACGTACTTCTTCGATTGGCGTGCCTTCGATCTCGAACGTCTTGATGTCGTCTTCGGCGACGAAGCCCTCGCGTTCATAGAACGCCCGCGCACGATGGTTCTTGAACAGCACCCAGAGCGACACCCATGCGTGGCCCATGTCATGCAGCGCACCGCATGCATGGTCCACCAACGCCGCGCCGACGCCTTGCCCGCAATTCGTCGGATGCAGGTAGATCGCTTCGATTTCGCCCCAGGTGCGATCCTTGTCGGTGTCGCGGGTCGGACCGTAGGCGATCCAGCCTGTCGGTTCGCCTTCGGTGAACGCGAGCGCGACACGCGGCCGTCCGGCGTCGAGCGCATGGCGCCACGAAGCGGTGCGCTTTTCGACCGACAGGCCGGCGAGGAACGCGGCCGGCATGATGCCCGGGTAGGTGGCCTGCCAGGATGCGACGTGGATGGCGGCGATGGCCGGGGCATCGGCGGGCGTGGCAGGGCGGATGTCGATGTTGATCGTGTTCGGTGTCATGTGTCCTCCGCCTTTTCGGTTGCCGTGTGCCGCGCCGTCGCGCGCGGGATTCAATTCGCCGGATCCGGACTGCCTTCTATCGCGAAGCAGTAGTTGATATCCACCTGAGATGCATCGCCCGGCACGTCGGTTTTCTTCAGCACGAATTCGAACGCAGGCTCGAACCAGCCGTTGCGCGGCACTTCGCCACCGAGGATCACTACGTCGTACCAGCCGTTGTCGATCTCGATCACGGGCCTGCCCGGCTCACGGTAACGCGCGAGCAGTGCGTTGACCGTTGCGTCGTTAAAGCGTTCGAGAATCCGCCACGTGTAGAGCATGACCGAACGATGTTCGACGCGCAGCACGTACCCGCCGCGCCGGTGCTGCAGGCGGCTTCCTGTTTTCAGCAGTTCAGGTGTTGCGTCGTCCAGCGTGAAGATGACCGTGTACGGATGGTTCTCGATGCCGGCCAGCGGAATGACGACGCCTTCCAGCACAGCGCGGTCGCCGCTGTCGCTCGTCGTGAACGCTGTCGCGACGTCGTCCGGCAACTCGTGCTGTTCCTTGAAGCGCTTCAGCAGCTGGAGATCGCCGACGAGAAAATAGTCGACCAGATCGTTGAGGACTTCAGAGAATTCATGCCGCATCGCCATTCCTTGCACAGTGCCGAAGCGGAAAGTTCGCAAAGGCATGAAGCGCTGCGCCGCGAAACGCTTCGCGGCGCAGCACGCGCGACGCCCTTAGTCGCCGAGCTTCGACGTCACGCAACCCGTGCTCGTGCACTCGCGTTCACGCTCGCGCAGGAACGACAGGCGCGACTGCGTCATGTCGGTCGCGCACTGGAGATCCACGAGGTAGCCGTTGTTGCGCGTCTCGCTGCACTGCGCATCGCGTTGCTTCAGCCACGCGAGCTGGCCGGTCTTCAGCGTCGCCTGCTGGTCGCTGCTCAGTTGCTTGCGCAGGCGGCCGTACTCGTCGTTGAGGTCACGGTCGGTCTGCGAGAACTGGGTGCTGCTGCAATACACCTGGTCGAACGCGCTGTGCGGCTTCGCGCAGCCGGCTGCGTGCGCGGTGAACGGAGCGGCAAGCGCGAGCAGCGCGCAGGATGCGAGCAGATTCTTCATTTTCATGGTGATGCTCCTGACTGGGTGAAAACCGTTGGGCCCGACGGGCCTTGTCGTTGCTTATTGCGGTGCCGTGCACGCGTCGATCCCGCCCGCGATCGCGGTGGACAGCTTCTGGATCGTCTCGCGTCGCGCAAGCCGGGCTTCCTCATCCGGATTGACGATCACGCCGGCTTCGACGAGCACGGCCGGAATCGGTGCGGTGCGCAGCACGACGAGATCGTCGAAGCGGTGGATGCCGAGCTGCGGGTCGATCAGCGGGCGATTCTCGCCGCGGATCGGCTGTGCGTGATACAGCGACGGCCGCTCGCCGGACGCGACCAGCCGCTCGGCGATCGCCTTCGCGCAACGCAGGCTTTCCGCGTAGTGCGGATTGCGTTCCGACACGAACACCGAGAAGCCGCGGAATTCGCGCTGCCGGCCCGCGTCGATGAACTGCTGCTGCATCGAGTCGTGATGGATCGACACGAACAGGTTCGCGTCGGGCGCCTGCGTCGAGCGCTGGTCGAGCGCGATCTCGCGGCCATCGGCGGACGTACGCAGCACGCGGTCGCCATGCGCGCTGAGCTTTTCGGCGACGGCCGCGGACAGGTCGAGGTTGTACAGGTACTCGACGCGGCCGCTCGCCCCGGTGGAGCCCGGGTGAGCCGGCGTATGGCCGGTGTCGACGACGATGTAGCGCCCGGAGGCGGGTGCGGTGTCGGCCGCATGCAGCGCCAGCGGCGCGCCGAGCAGCGGGGCGCAGGCGAGCACGCGCGCGGCGGCGCGCACGAACGGGCGAAGGCGTCGGATGGTTCGGTTCGTCATTGTTGTTGTCGAGGAGGGCATACGGCGCGTCGGACGGCGCGGCACCGTCGGCCTGCTCAATGCAGTCGGAATGTCGGGCGATTATAGCGGGTGGCGGTGGCGCCGCAATGACGGATGACGACCGTCAGGCCAGCACGCGCCGGGCGGCGAGCACGCCCCAGTACGACGCTTCCTCGAACAGCGACAACCCGGACAGGTCCGCGTGCGCGAACACAACCGGGCCGTCGGCATCGCGCAGTGCGAGCAGCCCCGGCCGGCTCAGGAAACCGACATCGGGCGTCGCCATTGCGTGGCCGCGCACGGTGATCTCGAGCGCCGTCGCGTGTTTCCACAGATTGCGCCCGTACACGGCCTGCAAGTCGATCGCCGCCTGCTCGCGCAACGCGTCGGGTTGGGCCTGCGCGAGCCAGCGGCGCGTGTCGTCCGGTGCTTGCGTGCTCAACGCCTGGTACGCGGAGAACACCGAGCGCGTCGGTGGCGACATGCGGATCAGCTGGTGCGTCGATACGACATAGCCGAGCCCCGCGCCGTCGTAGACGACGTTGTCCCACGCGAGCGGCACGCCGGCTTCTTCGGCTGGCATGCCGTCGAGCAGGAAGTTGGACACGAGCCACGGCGCGCGCGGCGGCAGGTCGCGCGCGGGATCGAAGCCGTACGCGGCAAGCTGCGGAAACACGCGCGCCGCGACGAACAGCGGCATCGCGCACACGACGCGCCGCGCCTTCAGCATGAACGTCGACAGCGCACCGTCGTTGCCGATGCGCGCACACAGCACGTCGACACCGCCCGCGCGTTCGGTCGCACGCACCGCGAAGCCGTCGCGCGACCATGCGTTCGAGCCGGTGCGCGTGGTGATCGAATCGGTGAGCTTCGTCACCATCGTGTGCAGCCCGTCGGGCCAGGTCAGCACCGCGCCGTCGCTCGCATCGCCCGCGTGGCCGCCGCGCGACGAGAAATAGTGCAGGCCGGCCCACGCGGACACGCGCTCGTACCCGGCGCCGTAGTCGTCGCGGCAGCAGTAATTCAGGTACCAGTGCAGCGCCTTCGCGGTGTAGCCCTCGTCGAGCAGCCATTGGCGGAACGAGCGCCGGTCCAGCGCGCGCCAGCGCGGGTCGCGTGACGATTCCGCGATCGGGATGCAGAACACCTTGCGGCCATCGGCGCCGCGTGCGGTGCGCAGCCCGTCCGTGTACGCGAAGAAGCGTGCCTGTTGTGCGAGTTCGTCGGCGCCGAGGCCGGCCGTCGGCACGATGCCGTCCTGCCACTGTCCCGCGATGAAGAGCCGTTCGTCGGGTGCATGGACGAGCACGCGCTCGTCGTACACGGGGCGCGCGGAGAACGGCGCCGATTCGATCACGCCGAGATCGGCGAGCATGTCGCGCAGATGCGTGGATTCGAGCGACGGCAGCGGCAGGTAGTGCGCGCCTTTCGGATAGCCGAGATCGCCGAAGCGGCCGCCGGCCGCATTGCCGCCGAATTCGGGGCCGGCGAGCACCGTGAAGCGCTTGTGTCCCGCGCGCGCCAGCTGCCATGCGCACGACAGCCCGGCCGCGCCCGCGCCGAGGATCGCGATGTCGGTCTCGATCGTGCCGGACGGCGGCGGCAGCGTCGCATGGTCGCGCAGCGCATGGCCTTCGCGCATGCCCGGGTAACCGACATGCGGCGTCGTCTCGATCCAGCCGGTGCGCCCGCAGGCGGCGAGCGACGCGGCCGCCGACGCGACGAGGAACGTGCGGCGGTCCATCAGCGCAACACGTGTTTCCAGTCGTCGTCGAAGCGGCGCACGAGCGGCTG
This window of the Burkholderia lata genome carries:
- a CDS encoding c-type cytochrome; the encoded protein is MKFRRVIGYAVAAVVVVAAGVAGRAWLTPAGTEPQPPVAGTPADLPATLARGEYLAKAADCVACHTAVGGTPYAGGRPFKLPFGQLYSTNITPDKATGIGNWSDDAFVRAVREGVGSHGNLYPAMPYTSYAEMSRDDVLAIRQYLMTLEPVHQAPPDNALSFPFNQRWGLAAWNAVFFRGQRFAPDPKQSVEWNRGAYLAGALGHCGECHTPRNVGFAMKSRDYLSGADIEGWKAYNTTSDQAYGLGSWTDEQIAQYLSRGHAPGRSSAAGPMADVVEHSLQYLTQSDIASMVVYLRSVSPVTGGQTGKIELDPSAARASNAVLPGAASLPQALERGQRLFAGDCAGCHQWNGAGRQSEYASLVGAHAVNDPSGAALVQVLLHGTSLTVGGRTQQMPGFGAAYSDADIAAVANFVLSHFGSKQGVVTVEQVGKARVQ
- a CDS encoding FAD-dependent oxidoreductase, giving the protein MDIAILGAGVAGMSTALALAGQGHRIRLYERRPSETTMGAGVVLWPNAGFVLEQLGLLPDIAEVSGHLRTMRCMDRDGAPIKRVDIGELDRHMGFPTRSILRRDLQAVLARHVAAHDIEVCFGHCATAIDTGIDGRAVVHFDNGATIVPDLVIGADGRMNSVARRHVVGDATPVYQGFVNWIGVAQSDAPLVDDVSIFDYWGQRERFGIVALDRHRMYWAAARAEAEIDHHDNDDAAPGDHGPLLERLFDGWPAPIADVMRATPPGTIAKIHVHDLDPVDVWHRGNVLLIGDAAHAPLPTSGQGACQALEDAWHLARCLDEHGKGNGSDLDAALASFTQRRTRKTEAITLRAREFAQRLFRNDTHEAARQVDPTAEIEALAKAWGAGLPMPFLRDR
- a CDS encoding LysR family transcriptional regulator, producing the protein MRSKLDLNAVRVFVSVVDEGSFAGAARVLSIPGSNVSRHVAQLESRLGVRLLERSTRHLRMTEAGRLLHERAKPMLDALTLAEFELTSQQTELRGVLKLCVPGEIGPRMLGPIIAEFASRHPRVEIDCDTSLAGVSTLRDDIDLSIIVNRGKLDDSAFVVRPLVSLTSVVVAAPSLIERTGMPTRTEQLRQLPCITTLSTLKGQPWQFADDDGRIHKIPVASRYRVNSGEMAGLAAVSGIGFAILVERGCAAELAAGRLVRVPLEMTPAPLELLGAYSSRNSVNAKIRELLQLMQARLAADGAMPS
- a CDS encoding GNAT family N-acetyltransferase translates to MTPNTINIDIRPATPADAPAIAAIHVASWQATYPGIMPAAFLAGLSVEKRTASWRHALDAGRPRVALAFTEGEPTGWIAYGPTRDTDKDRTWGEIEAIYLHPTNCGQGVGAALVDHACGALHDMGHAWVSLWVLFKNHRARAFYEREGFVAEDDIKTFEIEGTPIEEVRYWRALPKRSS
- a CDS encoding lysozyme inhibitor LprI family protein, which codes for MKMKNLLASCALLALAAPFTAHAAGCAKPHSAFDQVYCSSTQFSQTDRDLNDEYGRLRKQLSSDQQATLKTGQLAWLKQRDAQCSETRNNGYLVDLQCATDMTQSRLSFLRERERECTSTGCVTSKLGD
- a CDS encoding N-acetylmuramoyl-L-alanine amidase family protein — encoded protein: MTNRTIRRLRPFVRAAARVLACAPLLGAPLALHAADTAPASGRYIVVDTGHTPAHPGSTGASGRVEYLYNLDLSAAVAEKLSAHGDRVLRTSADGREIALDQRSTQAPDANLFVSIHHDSMQQQFIDAGRQREFRGFSVFVSERNPHYAESLRCAKAIAERLVASGERPSLYHAQPIRGENRPLIDPQLGIHRFDDLVVLRTAPIPAVLVEAGVIVNPDEEARLARRETIQKLSTAIAGGIDACTAPQ
- a CDS encoding NAD(P)-binding protein → MDRRTFLVASAAASLAACGRTGWIETTPHVGYPGMREGHALRDHATLPPPSGTIETDIAILGAGAAGLSCAWQLARAGHKRFTVLAGPEFGGNAAGGRFGDLGYPKGAHYLPLPSLESTHLRDMLADLGVIESAPFSARPVYDERVLVHAPDERLFIAGQWQDGIVPTAGLGADELAQQARFFAYTDGLRTARGADGRKVFCIPIAESSRDPRWRALDRRSFRQWLLDEGYTAKALHWYLNYCCRDDYGAGYERVSAWAGLHYFSSRGGHAGDASDGAVLTWPDGLHTMVTKLTDSITTRTGSNAWSRDGFAVRATERAGGVDVLCARIGNDGALSTFMLKARRVVCAMPLFVAARVFPQLAAYGFDPARDLPPRAPWLVSNFLLDGMPAEEAGVPLAWDNVVYDGAGLGYVVSTHQLIRMSPPTRSVFSAYQALSTQAPDDTRRWLAQAQPDALREQAAIDLQAVYGRNLWKHATALEITVRGHAMATPDVGFLSRPGLLALRDADGPVVFAHADLSGLSLFEEASYWGVLAARRVLA